The Herpetosiphonaceae bacterium genome has a segment encoding these proteins:
- a CDS encoding amino acid adenylation domain-containing protein, producing the protein MSADALLSYLRGLGVEFWTDGDRLRCNAPKGVLTPALRTELAEHKAALIALLRAEDSGAPPLRPIPRDQALPLSFAQQRLWFLHQLEPDSPFYNIHVTVRFTGALDIGALEQAIGEILRRHETLRTTFTQRASADERPVQVIHPPQPIDLTPEDLRELPAPARDAEALRRAEQAARQPFDLVRGPLLRLRLLHLDDAGFMLLVTMHHIISDGWSMGIFIRELAALYPAFAARQPHPEGTRLPDLPIQYGDFAVWQRAWLALGTPGAILDRQMAYWKQQLGGALPVLDLPTDRPRPPAQSFRGLTQRFELSAPLTEALRSFSRREGVTLFMTLLTAFQIVLARYSRQDDVVVGTPISGRNRAEIEPLIGFFVNTLVLRADLRGNPSLREALGRVRAMVLAAYAHQDLPFEILVDELQPERDLSRNPLFQALFVLQNMPLPTLELPGVTLESIPVDSGTAKFDLSLAIREGPQTLIGLLEYATDLFDAATIDRLIGHFQGLLHAIVADGDQPIMRLPLLAEAERQQMLVAWNATAVDYPPDVCLHHLVEAQARRTPDAIAVMFEDAALTYAALNARANQLAHHLQALGVGGCSQGETLVGICVERSLDLVVGLLAILKAGGAYVPLDPDYPAERLRFMLEDTDAPVLVIQQHLAERLPASGVRLVCIDADGPTIAAQPSTASQPLVTADNLAYVIYTSGSTGQPKGAMNTHRAIVNRLLWMQDTYGLTAADRVLQKTPFSFDVSVWEFFWPLLTGARLVVAKPGGHQDPTYLVELIARERITTLHFVPSMLQAFLDTADLRGCRSLRRVICSGEALPLAVQQRCFARLDAELHNLYGPTEAAVDVTFWPCQRESALHTVPIGRPVANTQIYLLDRYGQPVPIGVPGELHIGGVQLARGYLGRPDLTAERFVPDPFSQTGYPQGGARLYKTGDLARFLPDGAIEYLGRLDHQVKVRGFRIELGEIEAALLQHPAVREAIVVAREDSGHTRLVAYVVEQRTVRPPGAQRTKEQAENQEPETPNSKLRTYLKERLPDYMVPSAFVFLDALPLTPNGKVDRRALPAPDTARPLLEQPFVAPETQIEITLARIWADVLQVEQVGVHDSFFALGGDSILIMQVIARAQQAGLRLKPRQMFQHQTIAALAAVVATTTPVAADQALVMGPLPLTPIQQWFFERELVDPHHWNQAILVAVRQPLDHTLLAQAVEYLLAHHDALRLRFTRTPTGWTAAIAERERQPVVTRIDLTALPPTEQTAMRDEVIAELHASLDLSDGPLLRVAHLTQATAQPDRLLFVIHHLAVDAVSWPILLEDLETAYNQLQQGTAVALPPKTTSFTYWAERLVAYAQTAAAQAELAYWLAPTRRAVAPLPVDHASGANTVASRGIVELRLSAAATDALLHAVPHVYHAQITDLLLTALVQTFAQWTGQPDLLVDLEAHGREDLFDDVELSRTVGWFTALFPMLLDLGAASDPGAALKAIKEQLRRVPSRGLGYGVLRYLSTAEHRAHLAALPQAQVMLNYLGQFDRMSATQLFSPAPEPSGPAHSPRGQRAYLIEINSFVASGQLQLHWIYSDAVHARATIERLARQYLTALEVLIAYCLSAPAAGYTPSDFPKAALSQQTLDLLVERIERGQEQAGIQPQRITDIYRLSPLQQGILFHTVSAPATGAYFEQFVWSLHGDLDLAAFTQAWQQLVDRHPILRTAFHWQELEQPVQVVLREAVMPIEHESWRSLPARVAETHLEALLRADRERGFDLAQPPLMRLTLAQTATNTWYCVWSYHHLLLDGWSMFVLLKELFQIYEAHQQSQPLRLPPARPYGDYIAWLDRQDRRAAEAAWRDVLKGFTAPTPLLRAAPADDRGAACYRERYLRFSTHTTDRLHAVARQESLTLNTIVQGAWALLLNRYSGADDLVFGVIVSGRPTDVTDFESMVGLFINTLPLRTQIDPAETLVAWLQQIQQRQFDARQYEYSSLVQIQGWSEIPRGLPLFESMIAFENYPVDRRLHELSNTLDIQLVRSVQRTNYPLTVMVIPSSELTVRMLYDAQRFDEPVIDRMMEYLHALLEGIAANPRQRIAALPLLSETDRRMLADWNATEVEYAEDACIHQLFEAQVARTPDALAIVSGDRKLSYRELDRQADLLAGYLRMRGVGPEVPVGVCVERSVDQMIGLLGILKAGGAYVPIDPAYPPDRIRLMLADAPVRVLLTHGRLLPLLPEHPARVICLDAEWSEIIQAAQASASGSARQRPTADNLAYVIYTSGSTGKPKGVMLPHRGLCNLIPFSIQMFGIRPGDRIAQLIAYSFDGSIWECLISLLAGATMYIGSQEHLLPGPTLQGWLHDHAISATVMVPSMLGGLDPQALPALRTLICGGEAISHTMVARWSAGRRFFNSYGPTEATVNVTVWESDPTYQDAPPIGRPNANTRVYLLDRHLLPVPIGVVGELYVGGVQLARGYLGRPDLTAERFVPDPFADQPGGRLYRTGDLACYLPDGNIEFLGRIDHQVKVRGYRIELGEIEAALIEYPAVQDAVVVVREDAPGERRLVAYVVEQRTTEQRNKEAESDDPCSLFAQRAPVLCSPQELRQHVGARLPAYMVPSVFVLLDALPLLPNGKLDRKALPVPEAQRPNGTVAYVAPRTAIERQIAQIWKDVLELDDVGIHDNFFDLGGHSLRMMQVHGKLCALLKRDIPMMELFRYPTITALTSYVSAVLGDSAAEQAERQPAPRPAPAAGTEIAIIGMSGRFPGAKHIETFWHNLQAGTESITFFDDDALLAAGVDPARLADPQYVKAGAILDGIELFDAAFFGYSPREATVMDPQQRFFLECTWEALEHAGYNPEASPGRIGVYAGVGTNSYLLNNLYPNRSLLENVGAFQMMILNEKDHLTTRVAYKLNLHGPAINLQTACSTSLVAVIVACQNLLLRQCDMALAGGVTINVPHAAGYRYVEGGIASPDGHCRAFDARAEGTVAGNGIGVVVLKRLSDALADGDAIQAVIKGFAMNNDGSQKVGYTAPSIDGQAAVIAEALAMAGVSPETISYIETHGTGTRLGDPIEMAALTRVFEPASQRNNTCAIGSVKTNIGHLDTAAGVTGLIKTVLALQHRCIPPSLHFEQPNPMIDFARSPFYVNTSRAEWHTNGTPRRAGVSSFGIGGTNAHVVLEEAPPVAPSGSGRKWQLVALSARSSAALERAALKLAAHLRQHPDLNLADVAYTLHVGRQAFAYRQILVCRDSDDAVELLESQDPRQVLNRQQERQDRAVVFLFPGQGAQYVQMAHELYHEEAAFREQVDRCAELLRPHLGLDLRTVLYPDADHRAEATQQLHQTWLTQPVLFVIEYALAQLWMSWGVQPVAMIGHSIGEYVAACLAGVFSLEDALALVSLRGRLIQSLPAGAMLSVPLPEQTVLQLLDAEDFRQLSLAAVNAPALCVVAGPHAGIEQLERQLAEQGLDCRRLHTSHAFHSAMIEPILEPFIEQMSRISLHRPRLPYLSNVSGTWITAEDATDPRYWARHLRAPVRFATSLEVLLSEPDRVLLEIGPGRMLSTLARQQAIPNLTVLSSLRHPHDRQQDLAFLLQTLGQLWLAGVPIDWTRFYADQQRRRVHLPTYPFERQRYWIDPPSRAARSQEQLLTPNSALSDGAPPSEALHGRPALATAYVAPRNAIEHKIAAIWQDLLGIASVGIHDNFFDLGGHSLMATLLVSRLREVFPVDVPVRELFEAGTVAGVAEIIEARLIEKLNDLSEDEARLLI; encoded by the coding sequence ATGAGCGCGGATGCCTTGCTGTCGTACCTGCGCGGGCTCGGCGTAGAATTTTGGACCGATGGCGACCGACTCCGCTGCAACGCTCCCAAGGGCGTCCTGACGCCAGCGCTCAGGACGGAACTCGCCGAGCACAAAGCGGCGCTGATCGCGCTGCTGCGCGCGGAAGACTCCGGCGCTCCTCCGCTCCGCCCGATCCCCCGCGATCAGGCATTGCCGCTCTCGTTCGCACAACAGCGGCTGTGGTTCCTGCACCAGCTGGAGCCTGACAGCCCGTTTTATAACATCCATGTGACGGTGCGATTCACGGGCGCGCTCGACATCGGCGCGCTCGAGCAGGCGATCGGCGAGATTCTGCGACGCCACGAGACGTTACGCACGACCTTCACGCAGCGCGCGTCTGCCGATGAGCGGCCCGTCCAGGTTATCCACCCTCCCCAGCCGATCGACCTGACGCCTGAAGATCTGCGGGAGCTTCCGGCACCGGCACGGGACGCCGAGGCGCTCCGCCGGGCCGAGCAGGCAGCGCGTCAGCCGTTCGACCTCGTACGCGGCCCGCTGCTGCGGCTGCGGCTGCTGCACCTGGACGACGCGGGCTTCATGCTGCTGGTGACGATGCACCATATCATCTCCGATGGCTGGTCGATGGGCATCTTTATTCGCGAGCTCGCGGCGCTCTACCCGGCGTTTGCGGCGCGGCAGCCGCACCCAGAGGGTACCCGGCTCCCAGATCTCCCGATCCAATATGGGGATTTTGCCGTCTGGCAGCGCGCGTGGCTTGCGCTAGGGACACCCGGCGCGATCCTCGATCGGCAGATGGCCTACTGGAAGCAGCAGCTTGGTGGAGCGCTCCCGGTGCTCGATCTGCCCACCGATCGTCCGCGCCCGCCAGCCCAGTCGTTTCGCGGCCTGACCCAACGATTCGAGCTGTCTGCCCCGCTGACCGAGGCCCTGCGGAGCTTCAGCCGCCGGGAGGGCGTGACGCTGTTTATGACGCTGCTGACGGCGTTTCAGATCGTGCTGGCGCGCTACAGCCGCCAGGATGATGTGGTGGTGGGCACGCCGATTTCGGGCCGCAACCGGGCAGAGATCGAGCCGCTGATCGGGTTTTTCGTCAACACGCTGGTGCTTCGCGCCGACCTCCGGGGCAATCCTTCGTTGCGCGAGGCCCTGGGGCGCGTCCGCGCGATGGTGCTGGCCGCCTATGCGCATCAGGATCTGCCCTTTGAGATCCTGGTGGACGAGCTTCAGCCCGAACGCGATCTGAGCCGCAACCCGCTCTTCCAGGCGCTTTTCGTCCTCCAGAACATGCCGCTGCCCACGCTTGAGCTGCCCGGCGTGACCCTGGAGAGCATCCCGGTCGACAGCGGCACGGCCAAGTTTGATCTCTCGCTGGCGATCCGCGAAGGGCCGCAGACATTGATCGGCCTGCTCGAATACGCGACCGACCTCTTCGACGCCGCGACGATCGACCGCCTGATCGGCCATTTTCAAGGGCTGCTGCACGCGATCGTCGCCGATGGCGATCAGCCGATCATGCGCTTGCCGTTGCTCGCGGAGGCCGAGCGGCAGCAGATGCTTGTGGCATGGAACGCCACGGCGGTGGACTACCCGCCGGATGTTTGCCTGCATCATCTGGTGGAGGCCCAGGCGCGACGCACGCCCGATGCCATCGCCGTGATGTTCGAGGATGCGGCGCTGACGTATGCCGCGTTGAACGCCCGCGCTAACCAGCTTGCACATCATCTGCAAGCGCTGGGCGTGGGCGGGTGCTCTCAGGGCGAGACATTGGTCGGGATCTGCGTCGAGCGCTCGCTGGATCTGGTCGTCGGGCTGCTGGCGATCCTGAAAGCGGGCGGCGCGTATGTGCCGCTCGATCCCGACTATCCCGCCGAGCGCCTGCGGTTCATGCTCGAAGATACAGACGCTCCCGTGCTGGTGATCCAGCAGCATCTCGCCGAGCGGCTGCCAGCGTCGGGTGTGCGGCTGGTCTGCATCGACGCCGACGGGCCGACGATCGCCGCGCAGCCCAGCACCGCGTCGCAGCCGCTCGTCACCGCCGACAACCTGGCGTATGTGATCTACACATCGGGATCGACCGGCCAGCCCAAGGGCGCGATGAACACGCACCGGGCGATCGTCAACCGGCTGCTCTGGATGCAGGACACCTATGGGCTGACGGCGGCGGATCGCGTGCTGCAAAAAACACCGTTCAGCTTCGATGTCTCGGTCTGGGAGTTCTTCTGGCCGCTGCTCACCGGAGCGCGCCTGGTCGTGGCAAAGCCGGGCGGCCATCAGGACCCGACCTACCTCGTCGAGCTCATCGCCCGCGAGCGAATCACCACGCTGCATTTTGTGCCCTCGATGCTCCAGGCGTTTCTCGACACCGCCGACCTGCGGGGCTGCCGCTCGCTGCGCCGGGTGATCTGTAGCGGCGAGGCCCTGCCGCTGGCCGTGCAGCAGCGCTGCTTCGCGCGCCTGGACGCCGAGCTGCACAACCTGTACGGTCCCACCGAGGCCGCCGTCGACGTGACCTTCTGGCCGTGTCAGCGCGAGAGCGCGCTGCACACCGTGCCGATCGGGCGTCCGGTCGCCAACACGCAGATCTATCTGCTGGATCGGTATGGTCAGCCGGTGCCGATCGGCGTGCCGGGCGAGCTGCATATCGGCGGCGTGCAGCTTGCGCGCGGCTACCTGGGCCGCCCCGATCTGACGGCGGAGCGGTTCGTGCCCGATCCGTTCAGCCAGACCGGGTACCCTCAGGGTGGCGCGCGGCTCTACAAAACCGGCGATCTCGCCCGCTTCCTGCCCGACGGCGCGATTGAGTACCTCGGACGGCTCGACCATCAGGTGAAGGTGCGCGGCTTTCGCATCGAGCTGGGCGAGATCGAGGCGGCGCTGCTTCAGCATCCCGCCGTGCGCGAGGCGATCGTCGTGGCGCGCGAGGATAGCGGACATACGCGGCTCGTCGCGTACGTTGTAGAACAAAGAACCGTGCGCCCGCCGGGCGCACAAAGAACAAAGGAACAAGCGGAGAATCAAGAACCCGAAACTCCAAACTCCAAACTCCGCACCTACCTCAAAGAGCGCTTACCCGATTACATGGTGCCGAGCGCGTTCGTCTTTCTAGATGCGCTGCCGCTCACGCCCAACGGCAAGGTCGATCGCCGCGCGCTGCCAGCGCCCGATACGGCTCGTCCGCTGCTGGAGCAGCCGTTTGTCGCGCCTGAGACGCAGATTGAGATTACGCTTGCGCGGATCTGGGCGGATGTCCTTCAGGTGGAGCAGGTAGGCGTGCATGATAGCTTCTTCGCGCTCGGCGGCGACTCGATCTTGATCATGCAGGTGATTGCCCGCGCGCAGCAGGCCGGTTTGCGTCTCAAGCCGCGCCAGATGTTTCAACATCAGACCATCGCCGCGCTAGCAGCCGTCGTCGCCACAACCACGCCCGTGGCTGCCGATCAAGCGTTGGTCATGGGTCCGCTCCCGCTGACGCCGATCCAGCAGTGGTTCTTCGAGCGCGAGCTTGTCGATCCACATCACTGGAACCAGGCCATCCTCGTCGCCGTCCGGCAGCCGCTCGACCATACGCTGCTGGCACAGGCGGTAGAGTATCTGCTGGCGCACCACGATGCGCTACGGCTGCGCTTCACGCGGACGCCGACAGGCTGGACGGCGGCTATCGCGGAGCGGGAGCGACAGCCGGTTGTGACGCGGATCGATCTGACAGCGCTCCCGCCGACCGAGCAGACGGCCATGCGCGACGAAGTGATCGCCGAGCTGCACGCCAGCCTGGATCTGAGCGACGGGCCGCTGCTCAGGGTTGCGCATCTCACGCAGGCCACGGCGCAGCCCGACCGATTGCTGTTTGTGATTCATCATCTTGCGGTCGACGCCGTCTCATGGCCGATCCTGCTTGAAGACCTGGAAACCGCCTACAATCAGCTTCAGCAGGGCACCGCCGTGGCCTTGCCGCCCAAGACAACATCGTTCACATATTGGGCCGAGCGGCTCGTCGCCTACGCGCAGACGGCAGCGGCACAGGCGGAGCTGGCCTACTGGCTCGCGCCGACACGCCGCGCCGTGGCCCCCTTACCGGTCGATCATGCCAGCGGCGCGAATACCGTGGCGTCGCGCGGGATCGTGGAGCTGCGCCTGAGCGCCGCAGCGACCGATGCGCTGCTGCACGCGGTGCCGCACGTGTATCATGCCCAGATCACCGATCTGCTGCTAACGGCGCTGGTCCAGACCTTCGCGCAGTGGACCGGGCAGCCCGATCTGCTTGTGGATCTGGAGGCGCACGGTCGGGAAGATCTCTTTGACGATGTGGAGCTTTCACGCACCGTCGGCTGGTTCACGGCGCTCTTCCCGATGCTGCTCGATCTTGGAGCAGCCAGCGATCCGGGAGCGGCCCTCAAAGCGATCAAAGAGCAGCTCCGCAGGGTGCCGAGCCGCGGGCTTGGCTATGGCGTGCTGCGCTATCTCAGCACGGCAGAGCACCGCGCGCACCTGGCCGCGCTGCCCCAGGCGCAGGTAATGCTCAACTACCTGGGCCAGTTCGATCGCATGAGCGCGACACAGCTCTTTAGCCCGGCACCTGAGCCGAGCGGCCCGGCCCATAGCCCGCGCGGGCAGCGCGCCTATCTGATCGAGATCAATAGCTTTGTCGCCAGCGGGCAGCTCCAGCTCCACTGGATCTACAGCGATGCCGTGCATGCGCGCGCCACGATCGAGCGGCTGGCCCGGCAGTATCTCACGGCGCTGGAAGTATTGATCGCGTACTGCCTGTCAGCCCCGGCAGCGGGCTACACGCCCTCCGATTTTCCGAAAGCCGCCTTGAGCCAGCAGACGCTTGATCTACTGGTCGAACGCATCGAGCGCGGGCAGGAGCAGGCGGGAATACAGCCCCAGCGGATCACAGACATCTATCGGCTTTCGCCGTTGCAGCAAGGCATCCTGTTCCATACGGTGTCCGCTCCAGCCACAGGCGCGTACTTTGAGCAATTCGTCTGGTCGCTCCACGGCGATCTCGATCTTGCGGCGTTCACCCAGGCCTGGCAGCAGCTTGTCGACCGCCACCCGATCTTGCGGACCGCGTTCCACTGGCAGGAGTTGGAGCAGCCGGTGCAGGTGGTGCTGCGCGAAGCCGTCATGCCGATCGAGCACGAGAGCTGGCGCAGCCTGCCCGCCCGCGTGGCGGAGACGCACCTTGAGGCGCTGCTCAGAGCCGATCGTGAGCGGGGCTTCGACCTCGCTCAGCCGCCGCTGATGCGTCTGACCCTGGCGCAGACCGCTACCAACACGTGGTACTGCGTCTGGAGCTATCATCACCTGCTGCTGGATGGCTGGTCGATGTTCGTGCTGCTCAAAGAGCTGTTCCAGATCTACGAGGCCCATCAGCAGAGCCAGCCGCTCCGGCTTCCGCCCGCCCGCCCGTACGGCGATTATATTGCCTGGCTGGATCGGCAGGACCGGCGCGCGGCTGAGGCTGCCTGGCGCGACGTGCTCAAAGGCTTTACCGCGCCGACGCCCTTGCTCCGGGCCGCGCCTGCCGACGATCGCGGCGCGGCGTGCTATCGCGAGCGATACCTCCGATTCTCCACACACACCACTGATCGCCTGCACGCGGTAGCGCGACAGGAGAGCCTGACGCTGAACACGATCGTTCAGGGGGCCTGGGCGCTGCTGCTGAATCGCTACAGCGGCGCCGACGATCTGGTCTTTGGCGTGATTGTTTCGGGACGGCCCACGGACGTTACCGATTTCGAGTCGATGGTCGGGCTGTTTATCAACACGCTGCCGCTGCGCACACAGATCGATCCGGCAGAGACGCTCGTGGCCTGGCTTCAGCAGATCCAGCAGCGGCAATTCGACGCGCGGCAGTACGAGTACAGCTCGCTGGTGCAGATCCAGGGCTGGAGCGAGATACCGCGTGGCCTGCCGCTGTTCGAGAGCATGATTGCCTTCGAGAACTATCCGGTGGATCGCAGGCTCCACGAGCTGAGCAACACGCTGGATATTCAGCTCGTGCGCTCCGTGCAGCGCACCAACTACCCGCTGACGGTGATGGTCATTCCGTCGTCGGAGCTGACGGTGCGGATGCTCTACGATGCGCAGCGCTTCGACGAGCCGGTGATCGATCGGATGATGGAGTACCTGCACGCGCTGCTGGAGGGTATCGCCGCCAATCCGCGACAGCGCATCGCGGCGCTGCCGCTGTTGAGCGAAACCGACCGGCGGATGCTCGCGGACTGGAACGCGACGGAGGTCGAGTACGCCGAGGACGCCTGTATTCACCAGCTTTTCGAGGCGCAGGTCGCGCGCACGCCCGATGCCCTGGCGATTGTCTCCGGCGACCGCAAACTCAGCTATCGTGAGCTGGATCGCCAGGCCGATCTCCTGGCAGGCTACCTCCGTATGCGCGGCGTGGGACCGGAGGTGCCCGTGGGCGTGTGCGTCGAGCGCTCGGTCGACCAGATGATCGGCCTGCTGGGTATCCTGAAGGCCGGCGGCGCGTATGTGCCAATCGATCCGGCCTATCCCCCCGACCGTATCCGCTTGATGCTGGCGGACGCGCCGGTGCGCGTGCTGCTCACGCACGGGCGGCTGCTCCCGCTGCTCCCCGAACATCCGGCGCGAGTGATCTGCCTCGACGCGGAGTGGTCGGAGATCATCCAGGCGGCGCAGGCGTCTGCCTCCGGCAGCGCTCGTCAGCGGCCCACCGCCGACAATCTGGCCTATGTGATCTATACCTCAGGCTCCACCGGCAAGCCCAAGGGCGTCATGCTGCCACATCGAGGACTGTGTAACCTTATCCCGTTCTCGATCCAGATGTTTGGCATCCGTCCAGGTGATCGGATCGCGCAACTGATCGCGTATAGCTTCGACGGCTCGATCTGGGAATGTTTGATCTCGCTGCTGGCCGGTGCGACGATGTATATCGGAAGCCAGGAGCACCTGCTGCCCGGACCAACCTTACAGGGCTGGCTGCACGATCACGCCATTAGCGCGACGGTCATGGTTCCGTCGATGCTGGGCGGGCTTGATCCCCAGGCATTACCGGCGCTCCGCACGCTGATCTGCGGCGGCGAGGCGATCTCGCATACGATGGTCGCGCGCTGGTCGGCTGGGCGGCGCTTCTTCAACTCCTACGGTCCAACCGAGGCGACGGTCAATGTGACGGTCTGGGAAAGCGATCCGACCTACCAGGACGCGCCGCCGATCGGACGGCCCAACGCGAACACGCGCGTCTATCTGCTGGACCGCCATCTGCTGCCGGTGCCGATCGGCGTGGTCGGCGAGCTATACGTCGGCGGCGTGCAGCTTGCGCGCGGCTACCTGGGCCGTCCCGATCTCACGGCGGAGCGCTTCGTGCCCGATCCCTTCGCCGACCAACCAGGCGGGCGGCTGTACCGCACAGGCGACCTCGCCTGCTACCTGCCCGACGGGAATATCGAGTTCCTGGGCCGCATCGATCATCAGGTCAAGGTGCGCGGCTATCGCATCGAGCTGGGCGAGATCGAGGCGGCGCTGATCGAATATCCGGCGGTGCAGGATGCCGTCGTGGTGGTGCGCGAAGATGCACCGGGCGAGAGGCGGCTGGTAGCGTACGTCGTAGAACAAAGAACAACAGAACAACGGAACAAAGAAGCGGAATCGGATGACCCCTGTTCTTTGTTTGCCCAGAGGGCACCCGTTCTTTGTTCGCCCCAGGAACTGCGCCAGCATGTCGGCGCGCGCCTGCCCGCCTACATGGTGCCGAGCGTCTTCGTCCTCCTCGACGCGCTGCCGCTGCTGCCGAACGGCAAGCTTGACCGCAAGGCGCTGCCGGTGCCAGAAGCTCAGCGACCGAACGGCACCGTCGCGTATGTCGCGCCGCGCACCGCCATCGAGCGCCAGATCGCGCAGATCTGGAAGGACGTGCTGGAACTTGACGACGTGGGCATCCACGACAATTTCTTCGATCTTGGCGGCCATTCGCTGCGGATGATGCAGGTTCACGGCAAGCTCTGCGCGCTGCTGAAGCGCGACATTCCGATGATGGAGCTGTTCCGCTACCCGACGATCACTGCGCTGACGAGCTATGTGAGCGCCGTGCTGGGCGATTCGGCGGCGGAGCAGGCTGAGCGCCAGCCCGCGCCGCGCCCGGCACCCGCTGCCGGCACCGAGATTGCGATCATCGGCATGAGCGGACGCTTTCCCGGCGCGAAGCATATCGAGACGTTCTGGCACAATCTGCAAGCAGGCACAGAGTCGATCACCTTCTTCGACGACGATGCGCTGCTGGCGGCGGGTGTCGATCCGGCGCGACTTGCCGATCCGCAGTATGTCAAGGCCGGGGCGATCCTCGACGGCATCGAGCTGTTCGACGCCGCCTTCTTTGGCTATAGCCCGCGCGAGGCCACGGTGATGGACCCGCAGCAGCGCTTTTTTCTGGAATGTACCTGGGAAGCGCTGGAGCACGCCGGATACAACCCTGAGGCCAGCCCAGGCCGGATCGGGGTCTACGCGGGCGTTGGCACCAACAGCTACCTGCTCAACAACCTGTATCCGAACCGCTCGCTGCTGGAGAACGTCGGCGCGTTCCAGATGATGATCTTAAACGAAAAAGATCATCTGACGACACGAGTCGCGTATAAGCTCAACCTGCACGGCCCGGCGATCAACCTCCAGACCGCCTGCTCGACCTCACTGGTCGCGGTGATCGTCGCCTGTCAAAACCTTCTGCTGCGCCAGTGTGATATGGCGCTGGCGGGCGGCGTGACGATTAATGTGCCCCACGCGGCGGGCTATCGCTACGTCGAGGGCGGCATTGCGTCGCCCGACGGCCACTGCCGCGCCTTCGACGCGCGGGCGGAAGGCACGGTCGCGGGCAATGGCATCGGCGTGGTGGTCTTGAAACGGCTCTCCGACGCGCTGGCCGACGGCGATGCCATTCAGGCCGTGATCAAAGGCTTCGCCATGAATAACGACGGCTCGCAGAAAGTGGGCTACACCGCGCCCAGCATCGACGGTCAGGCAGCGGTGATCGCCGAGGCGCTGGCGATGGCCGGAGTATCGCCCGAAACGATCTCGTATATCGAGACGCACGGCACCGGCACGCGGCTGGGCGATCCGATCGAGATGGCCGCTTTGACGCGCGTCTTTGAACCTGCCAGCCAGCGGAACAACACCTGCGCGATCGGCTCGGTCAAGACCAACATCGGCCACCTGGATACTGCCGCAGGCGTGACCGGGCTGATCAAGACCGTGCTGGCGCTTCAGCATCGCTGCATCCCGCCGAGCCTGCATTTCGAGCAGCCCAATCCGATGATCGATTTTGCGCGCTCTCCGTTTTATGTCAACACAAGCCGCGCAGAGTGGCACACCAACGGCACGCCACGGCGAGCGGGCGTTAGCTCGTTCGGCATCGGCGGCACCAACGCGCACGTCGTGCTTGAAGAAGCGCCGCCGGTCGCGCCGTCGGGAAGCGGGCGTAAGTGGCAGCTTGTCGCGCTCTCGGCGCGCAGCAGCGCGGCGCTCGAGCGGGCGGCGCTGAAGCTGGCGGCTCACCTGCGCCAGCACCCCGACCTGAATCTTGCGGACGTGGCCTACACCCTGCACGTCGGTCGGCAAGCGTTCGCCTACCGTCAAATCCTGGTCTGCCGCGACAGCGACGATGCGGTCGAGCTGCTAGAATCCCAAGATCCGCGCCAGGTCTTGAATCGCCAGCAGGAGCGCCAGGATCGAGCGGTCGTGTTTCTGTTTCCGGGGCAGGGCGCGCAGTACGTGCAGATGGCGCACGAGCTGTATCACGAGGAAGCCGCATTCCGCGAGCAGGTCGATCGCTGCGCGGAGCTGCTCAGGCCGCACCTGGGCCTCGACCTGCGCACGGTCCTGTATCCCGATGCGGACCACAGAGCCGAGGCAACGCAACAGTTGCATCAGACCTGGCTGACTCAGCCGGTGCTCTTTGTGATCGAGTATGCGCTGGCGCAGCTCTGGATGTCGTGGGGCGTGCAGCCCGTCGCGATGATCGGCCACTCGATCGGCGAGTACGTCGCGGCCTGTCTCGCGGGCGTGTTCAGCCTGGAGGACGCGCTCGCGCTGGTCAGCCTCCGAGGACGGCTGATCCAGTCGCTTCCGGCAGGGGCCATGCTGAGCGTGCCGCTGCCGGAGCAGACCGTGCTGCAATTGCTCGATGCAGAGGATTTCCGGCAGCTCTCGCTCGCGGCGGTCAACGCGCCCGCGCTGTGTGTTGTGGCCGGGCCGCACGCAGGCATCGAGCAGTTGGAGCGCCAGCTGGCCGAGCAAGGGCTGGATTGCCGCCGTCTGCATACGTCGCATGCCTTCCACTCGGCGATGATCGAGCCGATTCTGGAGCCGTTCATCGAGCAGATGAGCCGGATCAGCCTCCATCGGCCCAGGCTGCCCTACCTTTCGAACGTCAGCGGCACCTGGATCACCGCTGAGGACGCGACCGACCCGCGCTACTGGGCGCGGCATCTGCGCGCGCCCGTGCGCTTTGCGACGAGCCTGGAGGTGCTGCTGAGCGAGCCGGATCGCGTGCTGCTTGAGATTGGCCCTGGCCGAATGTTGAGCACGCTGGCCCGGCAGCAGGCGATCCCGAACCTGACGGTCCTCTCGTCGCTGCGGCATCCCCACGACCGCCAGCAGGATCTCGCGTTTCTGCTGCAAACGCTCGGCCAGCTCTGGCTCGCGGGCGTGCCGATCGATTGGACCCGGTTCTACGCCGATCAGCAGCGCAGGCGCGTCCACCTGCCGACCTACCCGTTCGAGCGCCAGCGCTACTGGATCGATCCGCCGAGCCGCGCGGCGCGCAGCCAGGAGCAGCTACTCACGCCCAACAGCGCTCTGAGCGATGGAGCGCCGCCGAGCGAAGCGCTGCACGGTCGTCCAGCGCTTGCCACGGCCTATGTCGCGCCGCGCAACGCGATCGAGCACAAGATCGCCGCGATCTGGCAAGATCTGCTCGGTATCGCGTCGGTCGGCATCCACGACAACTTCTTTGACCTCGGCGGTCACTCGCTGATGGCGACGCTGCTGGTGTCGCGGCTGCGCGAGGTCTTCCCGGTCGATGTGCCCGTGCGTGAGCTGTTCGAGGCAGGCACGGTTGCAGGCGTAGCAGAGATCATTGAAGCCAGACTGATCGAAAAATTGAACGATCTTTCCGAGGATGAAGCCCGTCTGTTGATCTAA